From the genome of Papaver somniferum cultivar HN1 chromosome 2, ASM357369v1, whole genome shotgun sequence, one region includes:
- the LOC113352487 gene encoding uncharacterized protein LOC113352487, with protein MSNDVDKKWMKCPRKSIDYRQGVKSFIEFARINGGGCTLFSCPCRRCMNAKGLITLSEISFHLLKYGMQEMYTTWRFHGESLETARNTTTEYVADNNVTEVLNESITADVDENFRAGMDENGEAGVDENAEAGVDVNVGTSRCYQKKKSAAEQAREPLYPSCPKGKSTMYAAIMVNNIKTQFGISDNGVTTMLDLMKELLPEGNTLPFKFPDIKKIIKELGMDYVTDDACINDCVLYWKDNSSLVKCLVCQEPRYVRVFIDERKLTQVAQKTLRNFPVIARLKRLYSISWIAEAMLWRSRAHKDVSIMRHPVDSTAWRCADNFCPEFSKEAQNVTLGITTDGFNQMDVLVSITVVGR; from the coding sequence ATGTCAAATGATGTGGATAAGAAATGGATGAAGTGTCCTCGTAAGTCGATAGATTACAGACAAGGTGTGAAGTCATTCATAGAGTTTGCCAGGATTAATGGTGGTGGGTGTACTTTGTTTTCATGCCCTTGTCGTCGTTGTATGAATGCTAAAGGTTTAATTACCCTGAGTGAGATATCATTTCATTTGCTGAAATATGGTATGCAAGAGATGTACACAACATGGCGCTTTCATGGGGAAAGTTTAGAAACAGCACGTAACACTACAACTGAATATGTAGCCGATAATAATGTCACAGAAGTTTTGAATGAGAGTATTACAGCAGATGTGGATGAAAATTTTAGGGCAGGGATGGATGAGAATGGAGAAGCAGGTGTTGATGAGAATGCAGAAGCAGGTGTTGATGTGAATGTTGGAACCAGCAGATGTTATCAGAAAAAGAAGTCAGCGGCTGAGCAGGCAAGAGAACCATTATATCCTTCATGTCCTAAAGGAAAGTCAACAATGTACGCTGCGATTATGGTGAACAATATAAAGACTCAGTTTGGAATTTCAGACAACGGTGTTACAACAATGTTAGATTTGATGAAAGAGTTGCTTCCGGAAGGTAACACCCTTCCATTCAAGTTTCCAGATATCAAGAAGATTATTAAAGAGCTGGGGATGGACTATGTCACTGATGATGCTTGTATAAATGACTGTGTACTTTATTGGAAGGATAATAGTTCATTGGTGAAATGTCTAGTATGTCAAGAACCTCGGTATGTAAGAGTTTTTATTGATGAGAGAAAACTTACACAAGTTGCGCAGAAGACTTTAAGGAATTTTCCAGTAATTGCAAGGCTGAAAAGACTTTACAGTATATCATGGATAGCAGAGGCGATGCTTTGGCGTTCTAGAGCACATAAAGATGTCAGTATAATGCGTCATCCGGTTGATTCTACAGCTTGGCGGTGTGCGGATAACTTTTGTCCTGAATTTTCTAAGGAAGCACAGAATGTTACTCTTGGGATAACAACTGATGGCTTCAACCAAATGGATGTTTTGGTCTCAATTACAGTTGTTGGACGGTGA
- the LOC113352488 gene encoding uncharacterized protein LOC113352488 has protein sequence MCMKREFCMLCLLISGPREPGKDIDVYLQPLIEELKELWNDGVMTFDSFTKSEFLLKARLLWAIHDFPALGTLSGCVTHGYYACPTCGEETVSEWLPYSKKICYMGHRRWMPSEHKYRDDKTNFSGGVEHGKAPWPLTGLQIQEMVKDMRSKQGKGKPPAKKRKRGAEGDSLQQGADEDVSDYSLFSRRSILHDLLNWGSNTVHHCTDVMHTEKNITEHIINTLMGNSKSKDGVNARKDMEAMGIKKRLMKGFKGLVRNKRYIEGCIARGYALREDSLYLMDDISNDGDGTHKHTRQAFLDDDCDDADEIPLIFELVFGCRKYDVYVNGDKSNGQSSNSFHPWLPNEFLKDKETDSTLWRLLQGPLFKAQSYKKYQVNGFTFSKLSSGVKNVLQNSGVSMKAVTRLHAKSTEEAEITYYGVIKEIINFNYEETVFYCDWVSVGDKNACNVDAVSKVVKVNLSKIRSINTVVDESFILASEATQVFYSKDLTEEGWSVVFHSRQRLTSAVDKFEVPISFQSVLTDNENLRKLLITDSIF, from the exons ATGTGTATGAAGCGCGAATTCTGCATGTTATGTTTGTTGATATCAGGCCCAAGAGAACCAGGTAAAGACATTGATGTGTACTTACAACCATTGATAGAGGAGTTGAAAGAGTTATGGAATGATGGTGTTATGACATTCGACAGCTTCACAAAGTCTGAATTTCTGTTGAAGGCAAGGTTGTTATGGGCCATTCATGATTTTCCGGCACTAGGGACTCTGTCCGGATGTGTGACTCATGGATATTATGCGTGTCCTACTTGTGGTGAAGAAACAGTTTCTGAGTGGCTGCCGTATAGTAAGAAAATATGTTATATGGGACATAGAAGATGGATGCCATCCGAACACAAGTACAGAGATGACAAGACAAACTTCAGTGGAGGGGTAGAACATGGTAAAGCTCCATGGCCACTAACAGGATTGCAAATTCAAGAAATGGTGAAGGATATGAGAAGCAAACAGGGTAAGGGTAAACCACCAGcaaagaaacgtaaaagaggAGCAGAAGGTGATAGTTTGCAACAGGGAGCCGATGAAGATGTTTCTGACTACTCACTCTTTTCTCGAAGGTCCATTCTTCATGATTTGCTGAATTGGGGATCAAACACAGTCCATCATTGTAcagatgttatgcatacagagAAGAATATAACTGAGCATATCATTAACACTCTCATGGGTAACAGTAAGTCAAAAGATGGTGTAAATGCACGGAAAGATATGGAAGCTATGGGTATTAAGAAGCG GTTAATGAAAGGATTTAAAGGATTGGTGCGCAATAAAAGGTACATTGAGGGGTGCATTGCAAGAGGGTATGCGTTGCGAGAAGATAGCTTATACCTTATGGATGACATATCTAATGATGGTGATGGTACTCATAAACATACTCGACAGGCTTTTTTGGATGATGACTGTGATGATGCTGATGAGATTCCTCTAA TCTTTGAATTGGTATTCGGCTGTAGGAAGTATGATGTTTATGTTAACGGTGACAAGTCTAATGGTCAGAGCTCAAACAGTTTTCATCCATGGTTGCCCAACGAG TTTTTAAAGGACAAAGAAACTGATtcaacactttggagactcctgcAAGGACCACTCTTCAAGGCACAATCATATAAGAAGTACCAAGTCAATGGGTTTACTTTTAGCAAACTCAGTTCTGGGGTGAAGAATGTATTACAGAACAGCGGTGTGTCAATGAAAGCTGTTACAAGGCTTCATGCGAAGTCGACCGAAGAAGCAGAAATAACATATTATGGCGTAATTAAAGAGATCATCAACTTCAACTAtgaagaaactgttttttattgtGATTGGGTTAGTGTTGGAGATAAGAATGCTTGCAATGTTGATGCAGTTTCCAAGGTTGTAAAGGTCAACTTGTCGAAAATAAGAAGCATAAATACAGTGGTGGATGAGTCGTTTATCCTTGCATCTGAAGCTACTCAAGTGTTCTACTCGAAGGATCTTACTGAAGAGGGATGGTCCGTGGTGTTTCACTCACGACAGCGATTAACGTCTGCAGTAGATAAATTTGAAGTTCCTATATCTTTTCAGTCAGTTCTGACTGACAATGAGAATTTGAGAAAGCTGCTCATTACTGATTCTATATTTTGA